A section of the Verrucomicrobium sp. GAS474 genome encodes:
- a CDS encoding glycoside hydrolase family 5 protein, with the protein MKAILRGTMLLLSVSSILLQGGAGNASAEPILAIDFDAGSSGASPLQPGWQAFAPVSLANQTGPITATYSGLDPALTSGTVVVSIAAGTTTTATGALTSRDRSLMEDPEFPLYYLYRDFVTAGSPITIGISGLTPGGVYQIGYTAYDDSNSRTMTFTNYTSGSAGSSSSLSWTAHTVFDESTDPAVCTRTLSVTADGTGKAVLRITSGDGGASTVLGGLTISKTPATWHLIVNQTNSQDWTSAYLSHWNANAGGGGASPTSINVADTYVNDQGVNQLRAPASTSTFAGGLLVLGGTAQLTLKTGSAATSTIPNFLSTGGTIAQGVASITQHLNVGDYEVDGTTSLSAGSGRGIALAVTTLHGDGDLSVSGGGTFSLSFNDASDYTGTIRLVSGTLSVQSPLATQGPLVISTGAQVALNQPVYVTDLTVAGTALSAGAYSYSSLNGSYAAIFSSGSSSGAIYVGSAAAAPRMGGVNLSCAEWGPLPGVYGTQYTYPTSAEFDYYHGKGLNLIRLPFLWERLQPTLNAALNAAELARMDTVVGYAHARGMKIILDMHNYDRYNGNLVGFTAVPDSAFRDVWRRIADHYKAESAVYGYDIMNEPHDTGGAWPASAQQAVSGIREVDATHYVMVEGDNWAGAYAWETSNANLDILDPAGRLVYEAHCYFDAAASGSYSVSYDAQGAYPTIGVDRVRPFVHWLQFHNFQGYIGEVGVPYNDSRWLTCLSNFYDFVVANGLSTTYWAGGPSWSSTDGLNCEPVGGVDRPQMSVIQNYP; encoded by the coding sequence CCGAGCCAATCCTGGCGATCGATTTCGACGCGGGCTCGTCGGGGGCTTCGCCACTCCAGCCCGGCTGGCAAGCCTTCGCGCCCGTTTCCCTCGCGAATCAAACGGGGCCCATCACCGCGACCTATTCCGGGCTCGATCCGGCACTCACCTCGGGCACGGTCGTCGTCTCGATCGCAGCCGGAACCACCACGACCGCGACCGGCGCGCTGACCTCCCGCGACCGATCGCTCATGGAGGATCCCGAATTCCCCCTCTACTACCTCTACCGGGACTTCGTCACGGCAGGCAGCCCGATCACGATCGGGATTTCCGGACTGACGCCCGGGGGCGTCTACCAGATCGGCTACACCGCCTACGACGACTCGAACTCCCGGACGATGACCTTCACGAACTACACCTCGGGAAGCGCCGGGAGTTCCTCCTCGCTCTCCTGGACGGCGCACACCGTCTTCGACGAAAGCACCGATCCCGCCGTGTGCACCAGGACGCTCTCGGTGACCGCCGATGGAACGGGCAAGGCTGTCCTCAGGATCACCTCGGGCGATGGCGGCGCGAGCACGGTCCTCGGCGGGCTCACGATCTCCAAGACGCCCGCCACCTGGCACCTCATCGTCAATCAGACCAACAGCCAGGACTGGACCTCCGCCTACCTCAGCCACTGGAACGCCAACGCCGGCGGCGGCGGCGCATCGCCCACCTCGATCAACGTCGCGGACACCTACGTCAACGACCAGGGCGTCAACCAGCTGCGGGCCCCCGCCTCGACTTCCACCTTCGCGGGCGGTCTCCTCGTCCTCGGCGGCACGGCGCAGCTCACGCTCAAGACCGGCAGCGCCGCTACCAGCACGATCCCCAATTTCCTCTCCACGGGAGGGACCATCGCCCAGGGCGTCGCCTCGATCACGCAGCATCTCAACGTCGGCGATTACGAGGTCGACGGCACCACCTCCCTTTCCGCCGGCAGCGGCCGGGGCATCGCGCTGGCCGTGACGACGCTCCATGGCGACGGAGACCTCTCTGTGAGCGGAGGCGGAACGTTCTCCCTCTCCTTCAACGACGCCTCGGACTACACGGGGACGATCCGCCTCGTTTCGGGCACCTTGAGCGTCCAGAGCCCGCTCGCGACGCAAGGCCCCCTGGTTATCTCCACCGGCGCCCAGGTCGCCCTGAACCAGCCCGTCTATGTCACCGACCTCACGGTCGCGGGGACAGCGTTGTCCGCGGGAGCCTATTCCTACTCCTCCCTCAACGGTTCCTATGCCGCGATCTTCTCGAGTGGCTCCAGCTCGGGAGCCATTTACGTCGGCTCCGCCGCCGCCGCACCCCGGATGGGCGGAGTGAATCTCTCCTGCGCCGAATGGGGTCCCCTCCCCGGTGTCTACGGCACCCAGTATACCTACCCCACCTCCGCCGAATTCGATTACTACCACGGCAAGGGACTCAACCTGATCCGGCTCCCCTTCCTGTGGGAACGCCTCCAGCCGACGTTGAACGCAGCCCTCAACGCCGCCGAGCTCGCGCGAATGGACACCGTCGTCGGTTACGCCCACGCGCGCGGGATGAAGATCATTTTGGACATGCACAACTACGACCGTTACAACGGCAATCTCGTCGGCTTCACGGCTGTTCCCGACAGCGCCTTCCGCGACGTGTGGCGGCGCATCGCCGACCACTACAAGGCCGAGAGCGCCGTGTACGGCTACGACATCATGAACGAGCCCCACGACACCGGCGGCGCGTGGCCCGCCTCGGCGCAGCAGGCCGTCTCGGGCATCCGGGAAGTCGACGCCACCCATTACGTGATGGTGGAAGGGGACAACTGGGCGGGCGCCTACGCATGGGAGACCTCCAACGCGAACCTCGACATCCTCGACCCGGCGGGACGGCTCGTCTACGAGGCCCACTGCTACTTCGATGCCGCCGCGTCGGGCTCGTATTCGGTCTCCTATGACGCCCAGGGCGCCTACCCCACCATCGGCGTCGACCGCGTCCGCCCCTTCGTTCACTGGCTCCAGTTCCATAACTTCCAGGGCTACATCGGCGAAGTGGGCGTCCCCTACAACGACAGCCGCTGGCTCACCTGCCTCTCCAACTTCTACGACTTCGTCGTCGCCAACGGCCTGAGCACCACCTACTGGGCCGGAGGCCCCTCATGGAGCAGCACCGACGGACTGAATTGCGAGCCCGTCGGCGGCGTCGACCGCCCTCAGATGAGCGTCATCCAAAACTACCCGTAA